The following are encoded in a window of Methanocaldococcus sp. genomic DNA:
- a CDS encoding UbiX family flavin prenyltransferase: MKIIVCITGASGVIYAKRLLEVLKDKVEIDLIISNSAKKIIREELNIDWKELIKFATNYYENDDFFSPIASGSNKFDAVIVIPCSMKTLSAIANGYSSNLIVRVCDIALKERRKLIIMPREMPLNSIHLENMLKLSNLGAVIMPPIPAFYHKPKTVDDIIDFVVGRVLDILGIENNLFKRWGE; the protein is encoded by the coding sequence ATGAAAATTATAGTTTGCATAACCGGAGCGAGTGGAGTTATCTATGCAAAGAGATTATTAGAAGTTTTAAAGGATAAAGTAGAAATAGATTTAATTATATCAAACTCTGCAAAAAAAATAATTAGAGAGGAGTTAAACATTGATTGGAAAGAGTTAATAAAATTTGCCACAAATTATTATGAAAATGATGATTTTTTTTCACCAATTGCCTCTGGCTCTAATAAGTTTGATGCAGTCATAGTTATTCCTTGCTCAATGAAAACACTATCAGCAATTGCTAATGGTTATTCATCAAATTTAATAGTTAGAGTTTGTGACATTGCTTTAAAAGAGAGAAGAAAATTAATTATTATGCCGAGAGAAATGCCACTAAATAGCATACATTTAGAAAACATGCTAAAATTGTCAAATTTAGGGGCTGTAATAATGCCACCTATTCCAGCGTTTTATCACAAACCAAAAACTGTTGATGATATAATAGATTTTGTTGTTGGAAGAGTTTTAGACATTTTAGGGATAGAAAATAATTTATTTAAAAGATGGGGTGAATAA
- a CDS encoding signal recognition particle protein Srp54 — translation MLDRLGESLNKALNKLKMATFVDKKLIKEVIKDIQRALIQADVNVKLVLKMSKEIERRALEEKTPKGLSKKEHIIKIVYEELVKLLGEEAKKLELNPKKQNVILLVGIQGSGKTTTAAKLARYIQKRGLKPALIAADTYRPAAYEQLKQLAEKINVPIYGDESKTKSPIEIVKEGMNKFKKADVLIIDTAGRHKEEKGLLEEMKQIKEIANPDEIILVIDGTIGQQAGIQAKAFRDAVGEIGSIIVTKLDGSAKGGGALSAVAETNAPIKFIGIGEGIDDLEPFDPKKFISRLLGMGDLDSLLEKAENIIDEKTEESIDAIMKGKFTLNELLYQLEALENMGSMKKILSMIPGFGGAMPKELSNLTESKIKKYKVIISSMTKEERENPKIIKSSRIRRIARGSGTSEKDVREVLRYYEITKNAVDKLRKGKMLKIGGPLGQILRQLMYKDI, via the coding sequence ATGCTCGATAGATTAGGAGAGAGTTTAAATAAGGCATTAAATAAATTAAAAATGGCTACATTTGTTGATAAAAAATTAATAAAAGAGGTTATTAAGGATATTCAAAGGGCTTTAATTCAGGCTGATGTTAATGTAAAATTAGTTTTAAAGATGAGTAAGGAGATTGAAAGAAGAGCATTAGAGGAAAAAACTCCAAAAGGTTTATCTAAGAAGGAGCATATTATAAAAATAGTTTATGAAGAATTAGTTAAGTTGTTGGGAGAGGAGGCAAAAAAATTAGAGTTAAATCCAAAAAAGCAAAATGTTATTTTATTGGTTGGTATTCAGGGTAGTGGTAAAACAACAACTGCTGCAAAGTTAGCAAGATACATTCAAAAAAGAGGTTTAAAGCCTGCATTAATAGCGGCAGATACATATAGACCAGCGGCGTATGAACAATTAAAGCAACTGGCTGAAAAAATCAATGTTCCTATATATGGAGATGAAAGTAAAACTAAATCACCAATAGAGATTGTTAAAGAGGGGATGAATAAATTTAAAAAGGCAGATGTTTTAATTATAGATACTGCTGGAAGACACAAAGAGGAAAAAGGTTTATTGGAAGAGATGAAGCAAATTAAAGAAATAGCCAATCCAGATGAGATTATCTTAGTTATAGATGGAACTATTGGACAACAGGCAGGAATTCAGGCAAAGGCTTTTAGAGATGCAGTTGGAGAGATTGGTAGTATTATAGTTACTAAATTGGATGGTTCTGCCAAAGGGGGAGGGGCTTTAAGTGCAGTTGCAGAAACAAATGCACCAATAAAGTTCATTGGAATTGGAGAGGGAATAGATGATTTAGAGCCTTTTGATCCTAAAAAGTTTATATCAAGACTGTTAGGAATGGGAGACTTGGATAGTTTATTAGAAAAGGCAGAAAATATAATTGATGAAAAAACTGAGGAAAGTATAGATGCAATAATGAAAGGAAAATTTACATTAAATGAACTTTTATATCAATTAGAGGCTCTTGAAAATATGGGATCTATGAAAAAAATTTTAAGTATGATCCCAGGATTTGGAGGAGCAATGCCTAAGGAACTATCAAATTTAACAGAATCTAAAATAAAAAAGTATAAGGTAATTATAAGCTCAATGACAAAAGAGGAGAGAGAAAATCCAAAGATAATTAAATCTTCAAGAATTAGAAGAATAGCAAGAGGTTCTGGAACTTCTGAAAAAGATGTTAGAGAAGTTTTAAGATATTATGAAATTACAAAAAACGCAGTTGATAAATTAAGAAAGGGTAAAATGCTCAAAATTGGAGGACCATTAGGTCAAATATTAAGGCAGTTAATGTATAAAGACATTTAA
- a CDS encoding homocysteine biosynthesis protein, whose product MKTIQEINEKIKKGEAVVVTAEEMIKIVEEEGSKRASDYVDVVTTGTFGAMCSSGVFINFGHSDPPIKMLKIYLNNVEAYGGLAAVDAYIGASQPNEDPDIDINYGGAHVIEDLVRGKEIELYAEGYTTDCYPRKDVNVKITLKDVNQAIMVNPRNCYQTYAAATNSREEKIYTYMGILLPEYSNVHYSGAGQLNPLQNDYNPQTKSYNTIGIGTRIFLGGGIGYIIGEGTQHNPPFGTLMVKGDLKTMDPKFVRAATMPRYGSTLYIGIGVPIPVLNEKIAEICAIKDEDIEVPIYDYGVPRRDRPLIAKTNYKELRSGKITLRVNIDGKEVEKTVKTGPVSSYKMAREVAETLKKWILDGRFLLTERVDNLGRAECKPMKSPITLVRDILSKPPIVAPSNITIMEAAKILIEHNINHLPIVDEYGKLIGIITSWDIAKALAQNKTTIEEIMTRHVITAYENEPVDHVAKKMSEHNISGVPVVDENRIVVGIITSEDISRLFGGKK is encoded by the coding sequence ATGAAAACAATTCAAGAAATTAACGAAAAAATTAAAAAAGGAGAGGCAGTTGTAGTAACGGCGGAAGAGATGATAAAAATCGTAGAAGAGGAAGGGAGTAAAAGAGCATCTGATTATGTTGATGTAGTTACAACAGGAACTTTTGGGGCAATGTGTTCATCTGGTGTATTTATCAACTTTGGACATTCGGATCCTCCTATAAAGATGCTAAAAATATATTTAAACAATGTTGAAGCTTATGGTGGTTTAGCGGCTGTTGATGCATATATTGGAGCCTCTCAACCAAATGAAGATCCTGATATTGATATCAATTATGGAGGAGCACATGTCATAGAGGATCTCGTTAGAGGAAAGGAAATTGAACTATATGCAGAAGGATATACAACAGACTGCTATCCAAGAAAAGATGTAAATGTTAAGATTACTCTAAAAGATGTTAATCAGGCTATTATGGTAAATCCAAGGAATTGCTATCAAACATACGCGGCGGCAACAAACAGTAGAGAGGAGAAAATTTATACTTATATGGGAATACTACTTCCAGAATACAGTAATGTTCATTACTCAGGGGCTGGGCAGTTAAATCCTCTACAAAATGACTATAATCCTCAAACTAAATCTTATAATACAATAGGTATTGGGACAAGAATATTCTTAGGAGGAGGGATTGGATATATAATAGGGGAAGGAACTCAACATAATCCTCCATTTGGGACATTGATGGTAAAAGGAGATTTAAAAACAATGGATCCAAAATTTGTAAGAGCCGCTACAATGCCAAGATATGGAAGCACATTATATATTGGAATTGGTGTTCCAATACCTGTTTTAAATGAAAAAATTGCTGAAATATGTGCAATTAAAGATGAAGATATTGAAGTGCCAATTTATGATTATGGAGTTCCAAGGAGAGATAGACCATTAATAGCAAAAACTAATTATAAAGAATTAAGGAGTGGAAAAATAACTTTAAGGGTTAATATAGATGGAAAAGAAGTTGAAAAAACTGTAAAGACGGGGCCAGTATCAAGTTATAAAATGGCAAGGGAAGTTGCTGAAACATTAAAAAAATGGATTTTAGATGGAAGATTTTTGTTAACTGAAAGGGTTGATAATTTAGGAAGAGCTGAATGTAAGCCAATGAAATCTCCAATTACATTAGTTAGAGATATACTAAGTAAGCCACCAATAGTTGCGCCGAGTAATATAACAATAATGGAAGCTGCTAAAATTCTAATTGAACACAATATAAACCACTTACCAATAGTTGATGAATATGGTAAATTAATAGGAATTATAACATCTTGGGATATTGCCAAAGCATTAGCACAAAATAAAACTACAATTGAGGAAATTATGACAAGACATGTAATTACCGCCTATGAAAATGAGCCTGTTGATCATGTAGCTAAAAAAATGAGTGAGCATAACATTTCAGGAGTTCCAGTTGTTGATGAAAATAGAATAGTTGTGGGAATTATTACATCAGAAGATATTTCAAGACTCTTTGGGGGGAAAAAATGA
- a CDS encoding 4Fe-4S binding protein, giving the protein MKKKIFYWTDSEHINKPVISDTILNTGVKINILKAKVEPQEAFLILELFGSKEQIENALKYLSKFGEIEEISKVIKRDLEKCVHCGCCITQCPLNVIYLDEDYNVVFKEEECVGCKNCMKACPFKAIEIIE; this is encoded by the coding sequence ATGAAGAAAAAAATATTCTATTGGACAGATTCCGAGCATATAAATAAACCAGTTATCTCTGACACTATTTTAAATACCGGAGTGAAAATAAATATTTTAAAAGCAAAAGTAGAGCCTCAAGAGGCATTTTTAATATTAGAGTTATTTGGTAGTAAGGAACAAATTGAAAATGCATTAAAATATTTATCAAAATTTGGAGAGATTGAAGAAATTTCTAAAGTTATAAAAAGAGATTTGGAAAAATGTGTTCATTGCGGATGCTGTATAACTCAATGTCCATTAAATGTGATTTATTTGGATGAAGATTATAATGTAGTTTTTAAAGAAGAGGAATGTGTTGGATGTAAAAACTGTATGAAAGCCTGTCCATTCAAAGCTATTGAGATTATTGAATAA
- a CDS encoding minichromosome maintenance protein MCM, with translation MVNFDEEYVKSKYEYKIKSFIKEELANNLIKNNIFEFDIEKFLMHFPDACEVNDLIIERPKEIEEIILDIFKRTYIELFGEDKELEKIQIAFKNPKGCEKLIEEISSSDINKLVKFEGVIVKAGKVCALLKRACYVCPRCGNIKYKTIHNYFELPKVICNNGDCKEEMVIDYEESTYINIQELEIQQPIDLMKNPDDPPRSIKVFLENSPGIYSGRVDVVGTVLKKKTKPKIPVFEIFVKSNYVKIAESYQKIEVRDILGNEELIETLNELGKKKNIIDILSNFMISQIKGYDLVKKAIFLQQIKGAFKFLPDGTPLRRDSHILLITDPGIGKTTMLRRIARLFPQNAYASVTTATGGGLTANVIREATEIGDGWVVKPGVFVRANEGTACIDELTVDKNVMKYILEAMESQTIHVNKGGINVKLPARCAVLAACNPKRGRFDRNLTVIEQIDIPAPLLSRFDLIFPLMDIPNRKEDEEIAEHILNTHIESATKDYKILGSIEIDGIVVDERLLKYYIIYARSCAYIEENQDLYLGEFDETKLIMPYLTEKAKKMIKKYYLEMRKLGEGDNPIPITARQLEAIVRISEMHAKARLSNKVEDVDAEVAINIIDECLKQVAYDPESGTLDLDKIAGTPKSRRDKMDAVLNIIREIVNLRNDGLAPEEEIYDRALNIGLSEKDVETALEYLKKSGDIYNPKLGFWSLL, from the coding sequence ATGGTAAACTTCGACGAAGAATATGTTAAGTCGAAATATGAGTATAAAATAAAGAGTTTTATTAAGGAAGAGTTAGCAAATAATTTAATTAAAAATAATATTTTTGAATTTGACATAGAAAAGTTTTTAATGCACTTTCCTGATGCCTGTGAAGTTAATGATTTAATTATAGAAAGACCTAAAGAGATTGAAGAGATAATTTTAGATATTTTTAAAAGGACATATATCGAATTGTTTGGAGAGGATAAAGAGTTAGAAAAAATACAGATTGCATTTAAAAATCCAAAAGGTTGCGAAAAATTAATTGAGGAAATATCCTCATCTGACATAAATAAGTTAGTTAAATTTGAAGGGGTAATAGTTAAGGCGGGAAAAGTTTGTGCTTTATTAAAAAGAGCCTGTTATGTCTGTCCAAGATGTGGAAATATAAAATATAAGACAATACATAACTACTTTGAACTACCTAAGGTTATTTGTAACAATGGAGATTGCAAAGAAGAAATGGTTATCGATTACGAGGAATCTACATATATAAATATACAGGAGTTAGAGATTCAGCAACCAATTGACTTAATGAAAAACCCTGACGACCCTCCAAGAAGTATAAAAGTATTCTTAGAAAACAGTCCGGGAATCTATTCTGGAAGAGTGGATGTTGTAGGAACAGTTTTAAAGAAGAAAACGAAGCCAAAAATACCAGTATTTGAAATTTTTGTTAAAAGTAATTATGTTAAAATTGCAGAGAGTTATCAAAAAATTGAAGTTAGAGATATTTTAGGAAATGAGGAATTGATAGAAACTTTAAATGAATTAGGAAAAAAGAAAAATATTATTGACATTTTATCAAACTTTATGATTTCTCAGATAAAAGGTTATGACTTGGTTAAAAAAGCAATATTTTTGCAACAAATTAAAGGAGCATTTAAATTCTTACCAGATGGAACTCCTTTAAGAAGAGACAGTCATATTTTATTAATTACAGACCCAGGAATTGGAAAAACCACTATGCTTAGAAGAATTGCAAGGCTGTTTCCTCAAAATGCTTATGCATCAGTAACAACAGCCACTGGTGGAGGTTTAACTGCAAATGTTATTAGGGAAGCAACAGAAATTGGAGATGGTTGGGTTGTTAAACCAGGAGTTTTTGTTAGAGCTAATGAAGGAACTGCTTGTATAGATGAATTAACAGTTGATAAGAATGTAATGAAATATATATTAGAGGCAATGGAAAGCCAAACAATACACGTAAATAAGGGAGGAATTAATGTTAAACTTCCTGCAAGGTGTGCAGTTTTAGCTGCGTGCAATCCAAAGAGGGGAAGATTTGATAGAAATTTAACTGTAATAGAGCAGATCGATATTCCCGCTCCATTATTAAGTAGATTCGACTTAATATTTCCACTGATGGATATTCCTAACAGGAAAGAAGATGAGGAGATAGCAGAGCATATATTAAACACACACATTGAGTCAGCTACGAAAGATTATAAAATCTTGGGGTCAATTGAAATTGATGGAATTGTTGTAGATGAGAGACTACTAAAATATTATATTATATATGCAAGAAGTTGCGCATACATAGAAGAGAATCAAGATTTATACTTGGGAGAGTTTGACGAAACTAAATTAATTATGCCATATTTAACTGAAAAGGCAAAGAAAATGATTAAAAAATATTACTTAGAGATGAGAAAGTTGGGAGAGGGAGATAACCCAATACCAATAACTGCAAGGCAGTTAGAGGCAATTGTGAGAATATCTGAGATGCACGCAAAGGCTAGATTATCAAATAAAGTTGAAGATGTTGATGCTGAAGTTGCTATAAATATTATTGATGAATGTTTAAAGCAAGTAGCCTATGACCCAGAATCAGGAACATTAGATTTAGATAAAATAGCAGGAACTCCAAAATCAAGAAGAGATAAAATGGATGCTGTCTTAAATATTATTAGGGAAATCGTTAATTTAAGAAACGATGGCTTAGCCCCTGAGGAAGAGATTTATGATAGAGCTTTAAATATTGGCTTGTCAGAGAAAGATGTAGAAACTGCATTGGAATATTTAAAGAAATCAGGAGATATTTACAATCCAAAATTAGGCTTTTGGAGTTTATTATAA